The Halobacterium sp. R2-5 DNA segment CGTGACGCCGTAGCGCTTCGCGTCGTTTGGGTGGATGTCGATGAAGTTCTCCGGCTGCTGGCGGTTCAGCGTCGGTGATCGACGGCTCATCGTTCCCGTGTTGTAGTGCTCCTCGATCCGAGCAGTCGTGAGGATGAGGGGGTATTCTTCGTCTGGGGTTTCCTTCGGCTGCTGGTGGTTGACGCCCTCGATGTGCCCGAGACCGCTCTCGGTTTCGAAGGAGTCCGCGTAGAGGAACCGGTCGCCCTCGTCGCCGGGCTCGTAGCACGGCCACTGAATGCCCTCTTCCCCGAGGGCATCGTAAGTCATGCCGTGGTAGATGGGGCAGACCTCGCGGAGCTCCTCAAACACCTCTTCGGGCGTATCGAAGTCGAAGCCCTCGTCCTCGCCGAACAACCTGGTACCGACCTCGGTGATGATGTCGAGGTCGTGTCGGGTGTTCTCGTGGACTTTCTCGACGCCGCGCATCCGCTGGACGCGCCGATCGGTGTTCGTGACGGTACCGCCGCGCTCGGCCCACGTCGTCGCCGGCAGCACGACGTCCGCGTACTCCGCGGTCTCGGTCATGAAGATATCCTGGACCACCATGAACTCCAGCGAGTCGAGGCGTTCGGCGACCCGGTTGCCGTCGGGTTCGCTCATCACGGGGTTCTCGCCCATAACGTAGAGGCCGTGGACGGACGTACCGGCCTCGTGGGAGATCTCGACGTTCGTCAGCCCGGGTTCGTCTGGCACCTCGAACCCCCAGACGTCCTCGACGGACGCCCGGGCCTCGTCGTCGTCGACGAGCTGGTACCCGGGGAGGACGTTCGGCATCGCGCCCACGTCACACGTCCCCTGGACGTTGTTCTGGCCGCGGAGCGGATTCACGCCGGTCCCCGGCTTCCCGAGGTTTCCGGTAATCAGCGCGAGATTGATCTCGTTCTGGACGTTGTCGACGCCGCAGGTGTGCTGGCTCATCCCCATCCCCGTGAAGATAGCGGCATTCTCCGCGGTGGCGTACTTCTCGGCCGCCAACTCGATGTCTTCGAGGGGGACGCCACACTCCTCGGCGGCGGCCTCCTTGTCGAATCCTTCCAGGGTCTCGCGGAGGTCCTCGAAGCCCTCCGTGCGCTCCTCGATGAACGCCTCGTCTATCCAGCCCGCGTCCGGGTCGGC contains these protein-coding regions:
- the fdhF gene encoding formate dehydrogenase subunit alpha; its protein translation is MSSEDQDPVKTICPYCGVGCGINVQPGDDPGDMQFMPWGDAPVNEGRVCIKGGAATEVVDHEDRLTDPLVKEGGEFREATWEEVYSTIVDEMQRIREQYNPDAMGFYGSSKVMNEENYLLQKLARRFGTNNVDNCTRMCHASTVWALRTSLGMGAMTNSMADLEEAADLFWIHGANPGEQHPIANSQYFRQAVLDGATVIQVDPHANKTTESFKIDETDRHMHLQVDPGADIPLLNVVLKTILERHEADPDAGWIDEAFIEERTEGFEDLRETLEGFDKEAAAEECGVPLEDIELAAEKYATAENAAIFTGMGMSQHTCGVDNVQNEINLALITGNLGKPGTGVNPLRGQNNVQGTCDVGAMPNVLPGYQLVDDDEARASVEDVWGFEVPDEPGLTNVEISHEAGTSVHGLYVMGENPVMSEPDGNRVAERLDSLEFMVVQDIFMTETAEYADVVLPATTWAERGGTVTNTDRRVQRMRGVEKVHENTRHDLDIITEVGTRLFGEDEGFDFDTPEEVFEELREVCPIYHGMTYDALGEEGIQWPCYEPGDEGDRFLYADSFETESGLGHIEGVNHQQPKETPDEEYPLILTTARIEEHYNTGTMSRRSPTLNRQQPENFIDIHPNDAKRYGVTDGDDVTVTSRRGEITVTAHVTEDITEGSVWTTPHFAAASANRLTNDVLDERAKIPEYKAAAAEIEVGIEPSDGNAPADD